A genome region from Nocardia sp. NBC_00565 includes the following:
- a CDS encoding NADP-dependent isocitrate dehydrogenase, which produces MSKIKVEGTVVELDGDEMTRIIWQFIKDKLIHPYLDVNLEYYDLGIEYRDKTDDQVTIDAANAIKEHGVGVKCATITPDEARVEEFGLKKMWRSPNGTIRNILGGTIFRAPIIISNVPRLVPGWTKPIIIGRHAFGDQYRATDFKVFQSGTVTLTFTPDDGSEPIVHEVVQMPEDGGVVMGMYNFKKSIEDFARATFNYGLQQNYPVYMSTKNTILKAYDGMFKDTFQEVFDAEFKTQFDAAGLTYEHRLIDDMVASSMKWEGGYVWACKNYDGDVQSDTVAQGFGSLGLMTSVLLTPDGKTCEAEAAHGTVTRHYRQHQQGKPTSTNPIASIFAWTRGLEHRGKLDNTPEVIGFAQTLEDVVIKTVEGGQMTKDLAALVGGDQGYLSTEEFLGALDVNLARALR; this is translated from the coding sequence ATGTCCAAGATCAAGGTTGAAGGCACCGTCGTCGAACTCGACGGCGACGAGATGACCCGGATCATCTGGCAGTTCATCAAGGACAAGCTGATCCACCCGTATCTCGATGTGAACCTGGAGTATTACGACCTCGGTATCGAGTATCGGGACAAAACAGACGACCAGGTCACCATTGATGCGGCGAATGCCATCAAAGAGCACGGCGTCGGTGTCAAATGTGCCACCATCACCCCCGACGAGGCCCGGGTCGAGGAATTCGGCCTGAAGAAGATGTGGCGCTCGCCCAACGGCACCATTCGCAACATTCTCGGCGGCACCATTTTCCGCGCGCCGATCATCATCTCGAACGTGCCGCGTCTGGTTCCCGGTTGGACCAAGCCGATCATTATCGGCCGCCACGCGTTCGGTGACCAGTACCGCGCCACCGACTTCAAGGTGTTCCAGAGCGGCACGGTCACGCTCACCTTCACCCCGGACGACGGCAGCGAGCCGATCGTGCACGAGGTCGTGCAGATGCCCGAGGACGGCGGCGTCGTGATGGGCATGTACAACTTCAAGAAGTCCATCGAGGACTTCGCGCGCGCGACGTTCAACTACGGCCTGCAGCAGAACTACCCGGTGTACATGTCGACGAAGAACACCATCCTCAAGGCCTACGACGGCATGTTCAAGGACACCTTCCAGGAAGTCTTCGACGCCGAGTTCAAGACCCAGTTCGACGCCGCGGGCCTCACCTACGAGCACCGCCTCATCGACGATATGGTCGCCTCCTCCATGAAGTGGGAGGGTGGCTACGTCTGGGCCTGCAAGAACTACGACGGCGACGTGCAGTCCGACACCGTGGCCCAGGGCTTCGGCTCGCTCGGCCTGATGACCTCGGTGCTGCTCACCCCGGACGGCAAGACCTGTGAGGCCGAGGCCGCGCACGGCACCGTCACCCGGCACTACCGCCAGCACCAGCAGGGCAAGCCGACCTCGACCAACCCGATCGCGTCGATCTTCGCCTGGACCCGAGGCCTCGAGCATCGCGGCAAGCTGGACAACACCCCCGAGGTGATCGGCTTCGCGCAGACCCTCGAGGACGTCGTCATCAAGACCGTCGAGGGCGGCCAGATGACCAAGGACCTGGCTGCGCTGGTCGGCGGCGATCAGGGCTATCTGAGCACCGAGGAGTTCCTCGGCGCGCTCGATGTCAACCTGGCCCGCGCCCTGCGCTGA
- a CDS encoding MFS transporter, translating into MTGLVATQTPARPEAERTDWHIPAMLALALGGFGIGTTEFVTMGLLPDIASAMDVSEPQAGYAVSAYALGVVVGAPVIAALCARVPRKRLLVLLMVAFTLGNAATVLAPSFSTLVIARFVSGLPHGAYFGVASLAAATLAPVGQRAKAIAAVMLGLSAANVVGVPSATWLGQHLGWRNAYVVVALIGLATVAALLRFVPELTGIKTTNPLTELGALRRSQVLLTLAVGAIGFGGMFAVYTYITTTLTDVAGMPLGLVPLVLMLFGLGMVAGNIVGGVLADRGVDHAIYVAMIAMLVILAAFIAAAHNPYTAAIGAFLIGASGASLSPGLQTRLMDVAADAQTLAAALNHAALNIANAAGAWLGGLVIAAGLGYTAPAVIGAGLAVLGVLLFTLTTWAARRTATYSVAS; encoded by the coding sequence GTGACCGGACTCGTTGCCACGCAGACTCCCGCGCGCCCCGAGGCCGAGCGGACGGACTGGCATATTCCGGCGATGCTGGCGCTCGCGCTCGGCGGATTCGGCATCGGCACTACCGAATTCGTCACCATGGGTTTGCTACCGGATATCGCGAGCGCCATGGACGTTTCCGAACCGCAGGCGGGTTACGCGGTCTCGGCCTATGCACTCGGTGTCGTGGTCGGCGCTCCCGTGATTGCCGCGCTCTGTGCGCGGGTGCCGCGCAAGCGCCTGCTCGTGCTGCTGATGGTCGCGTTCACACTGGGTAATGCGGCGACCGTGCTCGCGCCGAGTTTTTCGACGCTGGTGATCGCACGCTTCGTCTCCGGCTTGCCACATGGCGCATACTTCGGCGTCGCATCGCTGGCCGCCGCGACGCTCGCGCCGGTTGGCCAGCGGGCCAAGGCGATTGCCGCGGTTATGCTGGGGTTGAGCGCCGCCAACGTTGTCGGCGTTCCCAGTGCGACCTGGCTGGGTCAGCATCTCGGCTGGCGCAACGCCTACGTGGTGGTCGCATTGATCGGCCTGGCAACCGTGGCCGCGCTACTGCGCTTCGTCCCGGAACTCACCGGCATCAAAACCACCAACCCACTGACCGAACTCGGCGCACTGCGCCGTTCGCAGGTGCTGCTCACCCTGGCGGTCGGCGCCATTGGCTTCGGCGGCATGTTCGCGGTCTACACCTACATCACCACCACGCTGACCGACGTCGCTGGTATGCCACTCGGCCTTGTCCCACTGGTGCTCATGCTCTTCGGTCTCGGCATGGTGGCCGGCAATATCGTCGGCGGCGTACTGGCCGACCGCGGCGTGGACCACGCGATCTATGTCGCGATGATCGCCATGCTCGTCATCCTCGCGGCCTTCATTGCCGCCGCGCACAATCCGTACACCGCGGCCATCGGCGCATTCCTGATCGGTGCTTCCGGTGCGTCGCTGTCCCCGGGCCTGCAGACCCGCCTCATGGACGTGGCCGCCGACGCCCAAACCCTCGCCGCCGCCCTCAACCACGCCGCCCTCAATATCGCCAACGCCGCGGGAGCATGGCTGGGCGGCCTGGTCATCGCCGCCGGCCTCGGCTACACCGCACCCGCCGTCATCGGTGCGGGCCTGGCGGTTCTCGGCGTCCTGCTGTTCACGCTGACCACCTGGGCGGCTCGCCGAACGGCTACGTACTCGGTTGCAAGCTGA
- a CDS encoding nitroreductase family deazaflavin-dependent oxidoreductase: MTDWNTTIIEEFRANKGKVGGPFEGKDLLLLTTTGAKSGLPRTNPAAYIRDGDRLVIIASKAGAPENPDWYHNLLAHPKVSLEIGTETVAATATAITEGPERDRLYAAMVAVMPGFADYETKTSRVIPVVSLQPST; the protein is encoded by the coding sequence ATGACCGACTGGAATACCACCATCATCGAGGAGTTCCGGGCCAACAAAGGCAAGGTGGGCGGCCCATTCGAAGGCAAGGACCTACTGCTGCTCACCACGACCGGCGCGAAAAGCGGTCTGCCACGCACGAACCCGGCGGCCTACATCCGCGACGGCGACCGGCTGGTGATCATCGCGTCCAAGGCCGGCGCGCCCGAAAACCCGGATTGGTACCACAATCTGCTGGCCCACCCGAAGGTCTCGCTGGAGATCGGCACCGAAACCGTCGCGGCCACCGCCACCGCGATCACCGAGGGACCCGAGCGCGATCGGCTCTACGCCGCGATGGTGGCGGTCATGCCCGGCTTCGCCGACTACGAGACCAAGACCAGCCGAGTGATTCCGGTCGTCAGCTTGCAACCGAGTACGTAG
- a CDS encoding TetR/AcrR family transcriptional regulator, which translates to MEEQRARRPGGRSARVRAAVHQAVTELVAERGYGNFTVAEVAARAGVADTSIYRRWGNLEALAMEVTVDRLTTDSAMPDTGTLDGDLRAYATQAARDVNGPNGLALLRSILALIDTGEAGERTRDQFLADRVEQVQRMLDRAAARGEHAPDVLQVVDIILAPMYTRTLFGTGPLTDDYVDTLVDRLLCITER; encoded by the coding sequence ATGGAAGAACAACGAGCCCGCCGCCCGGGCGGCCGCAGCGCCCGCGTGCGTGCGGCGGTGCATCAGGCGGTCACCGAACTCGTCGCCGAACGGGGGTACGGGAACTTCACCGTCGCCGAGGTCGCGGCCCGCGCCGGCGTGGCGGACACCAGCATCTACCGCCGCTGGGGCAATCTCGAGGCATTGGCCATGGAGGTCACCGTCGACCGACTCACCACCGATTCGGCCATGCCGGATACCGGCACCCTCGACGGCGACCTGCGCGCCTATGCGACGCAGGCGGCGCGAGATGTGAACGGCCCCAACGGACTTGCGCTATTGCGCTCCATCCTCGCGCTCATCGATACCGGCGAGGCCGGCGAACGAACCCGCGACCAGTTCCTGGCCGACCGAGTCGAGCAGGTCCAGCGCATGCTCGACCGGGCCGCCGCCCGCGGCGAACACGCCCCCGATGTACTCCAGGTCGTCGACATCATCCTGGCCCCCATGTACACCCGCACCCTCTTCGGCACCGGCCCGCTCACCGATGATTACGTCGACACTCTCGTCGATCGTCTCCTGTGCATCACCGAACGATAA
- a CDS encoding TIGR03086 family metal-binding protein — protein sequence MNDMINRIDRAIEMSAAVVAGIPADRMTAPTPCVDWDVREVLNHLVGGMNIFAAQLRGVEPGREHHDDWLGAAPHAAYAAAAVVDMAAWHRSDALERTVRLGFGEVPGPMAAVIHLTEVLVHGIDLAVATGQESLLDQQLCAEMLAIMRNMGMDNFRGPGMFGPELPAVADAPAHRQLSAYLGRSF from the coding sequence ATGAACGACATGATCAACCGCATCGACCGGGCCATCGAGATGTCGGCGGCCGTTGTCGCGGGCATTCCGGCCGATCGGATGACCGCGCCGACACCCTGCGTCGACTGGGATGTCCGCGAGGTGCTCAACCATCTGGTGGGCGGGATGAACATCTTCGCCGCTCAACTGCGCGGCGTGGAACCGGGCCGGGAGCACCACGACGACTGGCTCGGCGCCGCGCCGCACGCCGCCTACGCCGCCGCGGCCGTCGTCGACATGGCGGCATGGCATCGCTCCGACGCGCTCGAACGGACGGTGCGCCTCGGCTTCGGCGAGGTCCCGGGTCCGATGGCGGCGGTGATCCATCTGACCGAGGTACTCGTGCACGGCATTGATCTGGCGGTCGCGACCGGCCAGGAGTCGCTGCTCGACCAGCAACTGTGTGCGGAAATGCTCGCGATCATGCGGAACATGGGCATGGACAACTTCCGCGGGCCCGGCATGTTCGGCCCCGAACTCCCGGCGGTCGCCGATGCGCCCGCGCACCGCCAACTGTCCGCCTATCTCGGCCGCTCATTCTGA
- a CDS encoding TetR/AcrR family transcriptional regulator, with protein sequence MTRSAEPKRRRTQEQRSSEMRTRLLDATIDCLVEYGYAGTTTPRVAERAGVTRGAQVHHFGSKTDLVVAAISHLAQLRAETAMREMGKVQAVDDPVGAALEFLWELHQGPLFIATAELWVAGRTDPVLASAMEKVEPFVNNAVLMSVARFVPDEMRRKEARDFIYTAMDALRGILVSNFIDPDSERAHRRWRRASVHLRDIATAALAGQVPAVQPQAE encoded by the coding sequence ATGACCAGGTCAGCAGAGCCCAAGCGGCGCCGCACGCAGGAGCAGCGCAGCAGTGAGATGCGCACCCGGCTGCTCGACGCGACCATTGATTGCCTGGTCGAATACGGATACGCGGGGACCACGACACCGCGGGTCGCCGAGCGTGCCGGTGTCACGCGCGGGGCGCAGGTGCATCATTTCGGATCCAAGACCGACCTGGTCGTCGCGGCCATCAGCCATCTGGCGCAGTTGCGCGCGGAGACCGCGATGCGCGAGATGGGCAAGGTCCAGGCCGTTGACGATCCGGTCGGGGCGGCCCTGGAATTTCTGTGGGAGTTGCATCAGGGACCGCTGTTCATCGCGACCGCGGAACTCTGGGTGGCCGGCCGGACCGATCCGGTGCTGGCCTCGGCGATGGAGAAGGTCGAGCCGTTCGTCAATAACGCGGTGCTGATGTCGGTCGCCCGGTTCGTACCGGATGAGATGCGGCGCAAGGAAGCTCGCGATTTCATCTACACCGCCATGGACGCGCTGCGCGGAATTCTGGTGTCGAACTTCATCGATCCCGATAGTGAACGGGCGCACCGGCGTTGGCGGCGTGCCTCGGTGCATCTGCGAGATATCGCGACCGCCGCGCTGGCGGGACAGGTACCCGCCGTCCAGCCGCAGGCCGAGTAG
- a CDS encoding lipid-transfer protein, which translates to MTNKVYVVGVGMTKFEKPGRRKNEDGSAWDYPDMARESGTKALADAGIDYREVEQAYVGYVYGESTSGQRAVYELGMTGIPVVNVNNNCSTGSTALFLAAQAIRGGLAECTLALGFEKMQPGSLGSTWDDREQPMAKHVMALAEISEVLFPVAPWMFGAAGREHMKQYGTTAEHFAKIGYKNHKHSVNNPYSQFQDEYSLDDILGSRMIYDPLTKLQCSPTSDGSGAVILAGEDFVNSHDLAAQAVEIVGQAMTTDFASTFDNTAKNLIGYDMNVQAARKVYEQAGLGAQDFQVIELHDCFSANELLLYEALGLCGEGEAGKLIDDNQTTYGGKWVVNPSGGLISKGHPLGATGLAQCSELTWQLRGTADKRQVDNVTAALQHNIGLGGAAVVTAYQRADR; encoded by the coding sequence ATGACGAACAAGGTCTACGTCGTCGGCGTCGGCATGACGAAGTTCGAGAAGCCGGGCCGTCGCAAGAACGAGGACGGCAGCGCCTGGGACTACCCAGATATGGCTCGGGAATCGGGCACCAAGGCGCTCGCCGACGCGGGCATCGATTACCGCGAGGTCGAGCAGGCCTATGTCGGGTACGTCTACGGCGAATCCACTTCCGGCCAGCGCGCGGTCTACGAACTCGGCATGACCGGCATCCCGGTGGTCAACGTCAACAACAACTGTTCCACCGGATCTACCGCGCTTTTCCTTGCGGCGCAGGCGATTCGGGGCGGGTTGGCGGAATGCACGCTGGCGCTCGGTTTCGAGAAGATGCAGCCGGGCTCGCTGGGTTCCACCTGGGACGACCGCGAACAGCCGATGGCCAAGCACGTCATGGCGCTGGCCGAGATCTCCGAGGTGCTGTTCCCGGTGGCGCCGTGGATGTTCGGTGCGGCCGGTCGCGAGCACATGAAGCAATACGGCACCACCGCTGAGCATTTCGCGAAGATCGGCTACAAGAACCACAAGCATTCGGTGAACAATCCGTATTCACAGTTCCAGGACGAGTATTCGCTCGACGACATCCTGGGCTCGCGGATGATCTACGACCCGCTCACCAAGCTGCAGTGCTCGCCGACCTCCGACGGTTCCGGTGCGGTCATCCTGGCCGGCGAGGACTTCGTGAACTCGCACGACCTCGCGGCGCAGGCGGTGGAGATCGTCGGCCAGGCGATGACCACCGATTTCGCCTCCACCTTCGACAACACCGCCAAGAACCTCATCGGCTACGACATGAATGTCCAAGCCGCGCGGAAGGTCTACGAGCAGGCCGGGCTCGGTGCGCAGGACTTCCAGGTCATCGAGCTGCACGACTGCTTCTCCGCCAACGAACTGCTGCTCTATGAGGCCCTCGGGCTCTGCGGCGAGGGCGAGGCCGGAAAGCTCATCGACGATAACCAGACCACCTACGGCGGCAAGTGGGTCGTGAACCCCTCCGGCGGACTGATCTCCAAGGGACATCCCTTGGGCGCAACCGGTTTGGCGCAGTGCTCCGAGCTCACCTGGCAGCTGCGCGGCACTGCCGACAAGCGTCAGGTCGACAACGTCACCGCCGCACTGCAGCACAACATCGGACTCGGTGGCGCTGCCGTCGTTACCGCGTACCAGCGCGCTGATCGCTGA
- a CDS encoding type II toxin-antitoxin system Rv0910 family toxin has translation MGHIEATKDVNATPEALWAVVSDPRTWDKWFSIHERFIEEPPAVLTPGAKLVAKIVMLGMANKLEWSVVAVEQPNKLTLGGSGLAGVKTEFTFDIQPRDGGGSTVSVSGDFEGALIKGALGKAVEKDGLKQLDTSLEQLDSLAVAAA, from the coding sequence ATGGGACATATCGAAGCCACCAAGGACGTCAACGCCACCCCCGAGGCCCTGTGGGCCGTCGTCTCCGACCCGCGGACCTGGGACAAGTGGTTCTCCATCCACGAGCGTTTCATCGAGGAGCCGCCTGCCGTGCTGACCCCCGGCGCGAAGCTGGTCGCGAAGATCGTGATGCTGGGCATGGCGAACAAGTTGGAGTGGTCGGTCGTGGCGGTCGAGCAGCCGAACAAGCTGACCCTCGGCGGCAGCGGACTGGCCGGTGTGAAAACCGAATTCACCTTCGATATCCAGCCCAGGGACGGCGGCGGCTCCACCGTGTCGGTCTCCGGTGACTTCGAGGGCGCGCTGATCAAGGGCGCGCTCGGCAAGGCGGTCGAGAAGGACGGCCTGAAGCAGCTCGACACCTCGCTCGAGCAGCTCGACTCGCTCGCCGTCGCCGCGGCCTGA
- a CDS encoding MaoC/PaaZ C-terminal domain-containing protein — translation MTAETTAARLVEFDDAGLEIWCDEERFEVTRERLAEYAAATNDPIAAHLAGRVAAPIFGIVPVFEAMMMPVIDVVPMDIFGRVVHGEQDFHFHRAIQPGDELVSRAKAVGYTSRSNGTTITILIECRTDDGDLVNEQYLTAFFRNIDAGKSAGMAAPAHKFDENLRARDPIAVVPQHVDDDQTFRYAPASGDPVPLHLDEQVAKDAGLPGIIAHGLCTMAFASWAVLTEVAGSDVDRLKRFAVRFAKLVFPGDDLETRIWKVGSADGITTYAFETVRGEDVVLSDGLAEIAD, via the coding sequence ATGACAGCGGAGACCACTGCGGCCCGCCTGGTGGAGTTCGACGACGCGGGTCTGGAAATCTGGTGCGACGAAGAGCGTTTCGAGGTCACCAGGGAACGGCTCGCCGAATACGCGGCGGCCACCAACGACCCGATCGCCGCCCATCTGGCGGGCCGGGTCGCGGCGCCGATCTTCGGCATCGTCCCGGTCTTCGAGGCCATGATGATGCCGGTGATCGACGTGGTGCCGATGGATATCTTCGGCCGGGTCGTGCACGGGGAGCAGGACTTCCATTTCCACCGCGCGATCCAGCCGGGGGACGAGCTGGTCTCGCGGGCCAAGGCCGTCGGCTACACCAGTCGCTCCAATGGCACCACCATCACCATCCTCATCGAATGCCGCACTGACGACGGGGATTTGGTCAACGAGCAGTATCTGACCGCCTTCTTCCGCAATATTGATGCTGGCAAGTCGGCGGGTATGGCGGCCCCGGCGCACAAGTTCGACGAGAACCTGCGGGCGCGGGACCCGATCGCGGTGGTGCCCCAGCACGTCGATGACGACCAAACCTTCCGCTACGCACCGGCTTCCGGTGACCCGGTGCCGCTGCACCTGGACGAGCAGGTCGCCAAGGACGCCGGGTTGCCCGGCATCATCGCGCACGGTCTGTGCACCATGGCCTTCGCCTCGTGGGCCGTGCTGACCGAGGTCGCCGGCTCGGATGTCGACCGGCTGAAGCGATTTGCCGTTCGATTCGCCAAGTTGGTCTTCCCCGGTGACGACCTGGAGACCCGGATCTGGAAGGTCGGCTCGGCCGACGGCATCACCACCTACGCCTTCGAAACGGTCCGTGGCGAGGACGTCGTCCTGAGCGACGGCCTCGCGGAGATCGCCGACTAG
- a CDS encoding SDR family oxidoreductase, protein MGALEGKVAVITGAGRGIGREHALLFASEGASIVVNDLGGSNSGEGTDVGPAQEVADEIVAAGGKAVANTENVATWDGAKKLVDQAVSEFGGLDIVINNAGILRDAFLAGMDEAQWDAVVAVHLKGHAAVLHHAAAFWKDQSKSGNQPNAAVVNTASASGVTVPNAGQGNYGAAKAGIAALTLVAADELARYGVRVNAIAPIARTRLTLATPGMGAMLAAEAEAAEEEGGFDAFSPANISPLVAYLASDKCALTGKVFAVQGGAISELAGWHDVKTIETEGPWLIDNIAARLA, encoded by the coding sequence ATGGGTGCACTGGAAGGAAAAGTCGCCGTCATCACCGGCGCGGGCCGTGGTATCGGCCGTGAGCACGCCCTGCTGTTCGCCAGCGAGGGCGCGAGCATCGTCGTCAATGATCTGGGCGGCAGCAACTCCGGCGAGGGCACCGATGTCGGTCCCGCGCAGGAGGTCGCCGATGAGATCGTCGCGGCCGGCGGCAAGGCCGTCGCCAATACCGAGAACGTCGCGACCTGGGACGGTGCGAAGAAGCTTGTCGATCAGGCGGTTTCGGAGTTCGGCGGCCTGGACATCGTGATCAACAACGCGGGCATTCTGCGTGACGCCTTCCTCGCGGGCATGGACGAGGCCCAATGGGACGCGGTCGTCGCCGTGCATCTGAAGGGCCATGCGGCCGTGCTGCATCACGCCGCGGCGTTCTGGAAGGACCAGAGCAAGTCCGGCAACCAGCCCAATGCGGCGGTCGTCAACACCGCGTCGGCCTCGGGTGTCACGGTGCCCAACGCCGGTCAGGGCAACTACGGCGCCGCCAAGGCGGGGATCGCGGCGCTCACCCTGGTCGCGGCCGACGAACTGGCGCGCTATGGCGTCCGGGTCAATGCCATCGCGCCGATCGCGCGCACCCGCCTCACCCTGGCCACCCCCGGCATGGGCGCAATGCTGGCCGCCGAGGCCGAGGCGGCCGAGGAAGAGGGCGGTTTCGATGCCTTCAGTCCGGCCAATATCTCGCCGCTCGTCGCATACTTGGCTTCCGACAAATGTGCGCTCACCGGCAAGGTGTTCGCGGTGCAGGGCGGTGCCATCTCCGAACTCGCCGGTTGGCACGACGTGAAGACGATCGAGACAGAGGGCCCCTGGCTCATCGACAACATCGCCGCCCGGCTCGCCTGA
- a CDS encoding acyl-CoA dehydrogenase family protein, which produces MFHWSETDVMVRDAVRTFIDKEIRPHLDGLDDGSVSPYPIIRKLFSEFGIDAMGGEAIEKMLAEQKAKAAAIAAGEPKPEKKEKSSGGSPFSGQESLMAVLIAELSGVCMGLVTAMGVSIGLGATTIMSRGTLAQQERWLADIVTMKKIAAWAITEPDSGSDAFGGMKTYVRRDGEDYILNGQKTFITNGPFADVMVVYAKLDEGDGGDKRERKVLTFVLDKGMEGLTQGKPFKKMGLHASPTGELFFDNVRLGKDRLLGETEEHKGGDGRESARSSFTAERIGVAFMALGIINECHRLCLEYAKSRKLWGQEIGRFQLVQLKLAKMEIARINVQNMVFNTLERGKAGKPPTLAEASAMKLYSSEIATEVAMEAVQLFGGNGYMTEYRVEQLARDAKSLMIYAGSNEIQVTHIAKGLLAQ; this is translated from the coding sequence ATGTTCCATTGGTCCGAAACCGATGTGATGGTCCGCGACGCCGTGCGGACGTTCATCGACAAGGAAATCCGTCCGCACCTGGACGGGCTGGACGACGGTTCGGTGTCGCCCTACCCGATCATCCGGAAGCTGTTCAGCGAGTTCGGCATCGATGCCATGGGCGGCGAGGCGATCGAGAAGATGCTGGCCGAACAGAAGGCGAAAGCGGCCGCCATCGCGGCGGGAGAGCCGAAGCCGGAGAAGAAGGAAAAGTCCTCCGGCGGGAGCCCGTTCAGCGGCCAGGAGTCGCTGATGGCCGTGCTGATCGCCGAATTGTCCGGCGTCTGTATGGGTTTGGTGACGGCTATGGGCGTGTCCATCGGTCTGGGCGCCACCACCATCATGTCGCGGGGCACCCTGGCCCAGCAGGAGCGCTGGCTCGCCGACATCGTGACCATGAAAAAGATTGCGGCATGGGCGATTACCGAGCCGGACTCGGGTTCCGACGCGTTCGGTGGCATGAAGACCTATGTCAGGCGCGACGGCGAGGACTACATCCTCAACGGTCAGAAGACCTTCATCACCAACGGGCCGTTCGCCGATGTGATGGTGGTCTACGCGAAGCTGGACGAGGGTGACGGCGGTGATAAGCGCGAGCGCAAGGTGCTGACCTTCGTCCTCGACAAAGGCATGGAAGGCCTCACTCAGGGCAAACCGTTCAAGAAGATGGGCCTGCACGCCTCGCCGACCGGCGAATTGTTCTTCGACAACGTGCGACTCGGCAAGGACCGGCTGCTCGGTGAGACCGAGGAGCACAAGGGCGGCGACGGACGTGAAAGCGCCCGTTCGAGCTTCACCGCCGAACGCATCGGCGTCGCGTTCATGGCGTTGGGCATCATCAACGAATGCCACCGGCTCTGCCTGGAATACGCCAAGAGCCGCAAGCTCTGGGGCCAGGAGATCGGCCGCTTCCAGCTGGTGCAGCTCAAGCTGGCCAAGATGGAGATCGCTCGAATCAACGTACAGAACATGGTGTTCAACACCCTGGAGCGCGGCAAGGCGGGTAAGCCGCCGACGCTGGCCGAGGCCTCGGCCATGAAGCTGTACTCCTCGGAGATCGCCACCGAGGTCGCGATGGAAGCGGTGCAGCTGTTCGGCGGCAACGGCTACATGACCGAATACCGGGTGGAACAGCTGGCCCGCGACGCGAAGTCGCTGATGATCTACGCGGGCAGCAACGAGATTCAGGTGACGCACATCGCGAAGGGCCTACTCGCGCAGTGA